The Ochotona princeps isolate mOchPri1 chromosome 1, mOchPri1.hap1, whole genome shotgun sequence genome has a segment encoding these proteins:
- the LOC131482322 gene encoding band 4.1-like protein 3, producing MDLLSDISEEDPFGEADQITVDSLELLSTGEPAGQGDPEGASPDPVLDPAVAPQPECPFPLPEKTLQTADHKDAELACFSFSLHKCFPSGFPSLLDEDGYLAFPSLPKVWVSFLPPDIQHYVPITSPSFIPSLILIFGLLLSASQSVPFSLTFSLPLTLALCYLEAKVNSFNVSWDCDLNDKAEEEESVSGTFS from the coding sequence ATGGATTTGCTTTCCGACATTTCAGAGGAAGACCCCTTTGGGGAGGCCGACCAGATCACGGTAGACAGCTTAGAGCTCCTTTCCACAGGTGAACCAGCAGggcagggagaccctgaaggtGCCTCCCCGGATCCAGTACTGGATCCTGCCGTAGCCCCTCAGCCTGAGTGTCCTTTCCCCCTTCCAGAGAAGACTCTTCAGACAGCTGACCACAAGGATGCCGAGTTGGCCTGCTTCTCCTTTAGTTTGCACAAATGCTTCCCCTCGGGCTTCCCGTCCCTTCTTGATGAAGATGGCTATCTTGCTTTCCCCAGCCTCCCCAAGGTCTGGGTCTCCTTTCTGCCCCCTGACATTCAGCACTATGTCCCTATCACCTCCCCTTCATTCATTCCTTCCCTTATCCTCATCTTTGGGCTGCTACTCTCGGCTTCTCAGTCAGTTCCTTTTTCTCTcaccttttctcttcctctgactCTAGCCCTCTGCTATCTAGAGGCTAAGGTAAACTCGTTTAATGTGTCTTGGGACTGTGACTTGAATgataaagcagaggaagaggaatcAGTTAGTGGCACTTTCTCCTAA